A single window of Cololabis saira isolate AMF1-May2022 chromosome 24, fColSai1.1, whole genome shotgun sequence DNA harbors:
- the LOC133425174 gene encoding glycerol-3-phosphate dehydrogenase 1-like protein: MRKWLQTLRGSYRLLSPQKGFATHKNMPGKKVCIVGSGNWGSSIAKIVGHNVKGNNRFDPIVNMWVFEEVINGKKLTEIINTEHENVKYLPGHKLPKNVVAVPDITEAVKGAKFLVFVIPHQFINRLCDQMKPHVTEGTIGISLIKGIDEGPEGLKLISDIIREKLEIEVSVLMGANIANEVADEKFCETTIGAKNEANGLIFKEMLQTPNFRITVVPESHTVELCGALKNIVAVGAGFCDGLDCGDNTKAAVIRLGLMEMIAFAKIFFQGGVSSTTFLESCGVADLITTCYGGRNRKVAEAFVRTSKSITELEAEMLNGQKLQGPQTSAEVYRILQKRDMVDKFPLFSAVYKICFEGKEVKEFITCLQNHPEHM, translated from the exons ATGAGGAAGTGGCTGCAGACTCTCCGTGGATCTTACAGACTCCTCAGTCCCCAGAAAGGATTTGCCACTCATAAAAACATGCCTGGGAAGAAAGTGTGCATCGTTGGATCTGGAAACTG ggGTTCCTCCATTGCCAAAATCGTTGGTCACAATGTCAAAGGCAACAACCGCTTCGATCCCATTGTGAACATGTGGGTTTTTGAGGAAGTCATCAACGGGAAGAAGCTCACCGAGATCATCAACACAGAGCACGAAAACGTCAAATATCTGCCAGGTCACAAGCTGCCCAAGAATGTG GTGGCCGTCCCCGACATCACAGAAGCCGTGAAGGGAGCGAAGTTCCTCGTCTTCGTTATCCCACACCAGTTCATCAACAGACTCTGCGATCAGATGAAGCCGCACGTGACGGAGGGAACCATCGGGATATCGCTCATCAAA GGCATCGACGAGGGACCAGAGGGACTGAAGCTCATCTCCGACATCATCCGAGAGAAACTGGAGATTGAAGTCAGCGTCCTGATGGGGGCAAACATCGCCAACGAGGTGGCGGACGAGAAGTTCTGCGAAACTACGATCG GAGCGAAGAACGAGGCTAACGGCCTCATATTCAAAGAGATGCTGCAGACTCCCAACTTTCGCATCACTGTTGTTCCTGAGAGCCACACAGTGGAGCTCTGTGGAGCCTTAAAG AACATCGTGGCTGTGGGCGCCGGGTTTTGCGACGGCCTGGACTGCGGGGACAACACCAAAGCAGCCGTGATCCGGCTGGGCCTAATGGAGATGATCGCCTTTGCCAAGATCTTCTTCCAAGGAGGCGTCAGCTCCACTACGTTCTTGGAAAGCTGCGGCGTGGCcgacctcatcaccacctgcTACGGAGGGCGCAACCGCAAAGTGGCCGAGGCCTTCGTCAGGACGTCCAAA TCCATCACTGAGCTGGAGGCAGAAATGCTCAATGGCCAGAAGCTCCAGGGTCCGCAGACCTCAGCCGAGGTCTACAGGATCCTGCAGAAGAGAGACATGGTCGACAA GTTTCCTTTGTTTTCAGCAGTTTACAAGATCTGCTTTGAAGGCAAAGAGGTGAAAGAGTTCATCACCTGTCTACAGAACCACCCAGAGCACATGTGA